The proteins below come from a single Hirundo rustica isolate bHirRus1 chromosome 6, bHirRus1.pri.v3, whole genome shotgun sequence genomic window:
- the LOC120753762 gene encoding mas-related G-protein coupled receptor member H-like, producing MEPNQTSPPPSSPVTDAEGDDSCGINVADAATDGVTLLVCLCGLSGNGAVLWLLGFHIRRNPITIYILNLAVADFTFLLFMVPSSLLYLLEDVSCSAVVSLMYLRSLLLLSLFSYNMGLYLLTAISIERCASILFPLWYRCNRPQRLSWVVCALLWALSVAVMAVVTSLCLSQEHEHCRVALISMYALSFLIFAPPMVISNVILFIRVQCGSKRRQPKRLYIVIFLTVLFFLIFGVPLSLWNFLQQLGHTVVSSQVVFLLACINSSINPFIYFLVGSCWRHCSIVSLQVAFRRVFEETGITTISS from the coding sequence ATGGAGCCGAACCAGACGTCCCCACCTCCCTCATCTCCCGTTACGGACGCGGAGGGAGATGATTCCTGTGGGATCAACGTCGCCGATGCGGCCACAGACGGTGTCACGCTGCTCGTCTGCCTCTGTGGGCTGTCTGGGAATGGGGCCGTGCTCTGGCTCCTTGGATTCCACATCCGCAGGAACCCCATCACCATCTACATCCTCAACCTGGCCGTCGCCGACTtcaccttcctcctcttcatggtcccctcctccctgctctaCCTGCTGGAGGACGTGTCCTGCTCCGCCGTCGTGTCCCTGATGTACCTCAGGtcccttctgctgctctccctcttCTCCTACAACATGGGGCTGTACCTGCTGACAGCCATCAGCATCGAGAGGTGTGCCTCGATTCTCTTCCCGCTCTGGTACCGCTGCAACCGTCCCCAGCGCCTGTCGTGGGTGGTGTGcgccctgctctgggcactctCCGTCGCTGTCATGGCCGTGGTCACCTCCCTGTGCCTGTCGCAGGAGCACGAGCACTGCCGGGTGGCTCTCATCTCCATGTACGCCCTCAGCTTCCTCATCTTTGCTCCACCCATGGTCATCTCCAATGTGATCCTCTTCATCAGGGTCCAGTGTGGCTCCAAGAGACGTCAGCCTAAGAGGCTCTACATCGTTATCTTCCTCACTGTGCTCTTCTTCCTCATCTTTGGAGTGCCTCTCAGCCTCTGGaatttccttcagcagctcGGCCACACCGTGGTGTCCTCCCAGGTGGTTTTCCTGCTGGCCTGCATCAACAGCAGCATCAACCCCTTCATCTACTTCTTggtggggagctgctggaggcactgCTCCATCGTGTCCCTCCAGGTTGCCTTCCGGAGGGTCTTTGAGGAGACAGGGATCACCACAATCTCCAGCTGA
- the RHOD gene encoding rho-related GTP-binding protein RhoD, which yields MQRERGGQSPGAPETEIKAVVVGDGGCGKTSLLVAFARGDFPEAYIPTVFEKYTASLQVAGKPVKIHLWDTAGQEDYDRLRPLSYSDADVVLICFDVTDSSSFDNILTKWYPEVNHFCKGVPVLLVGCKMDLRQDQEMLQKLKDGRMEPVSRQQGEAMARQVRAVSYMECSARYQENVGNIFVTACSAAISAARRRQRKTRPKRVCVVL from the exons ATGCAGCGGGAGCGCGGGGGGCAGAGCCCGGGAGCCCCCGAAACCGAGATCAAGGCCGTCGTGGTGGGGGATGGCGGCTGCGGGAAGACGTCGCTGCTGGTGGCCTTCGCCAGAGGGGACTTCCCCGAG gCCTACATCCCCACCGTGTTCGAGAAGTACACAGCATCCCTCCAGGTTGCCGGCAAGCCCGTGAAGATCCACCTGTGGGACACAGCAg GACAGGAAGACTACGACAGGCTTCGCCCTCTGTCCTACTCAGATGCCGACGTTGTCCTCATCTGCTTTGATGTCACCGACTCCAGCAGCTTTGACAACATCCTGACAAAG TGGTACCCGGAGGTGAACCACTTCTGCAAGGGTGTCCCCGTGCTGCTGGTGGGCTGCAAGATGGACCTGCGGCAGGAccaggagatgctgcagaaGCTGAAGGACGGGCGGATGGAGCCCGTCTCCCGCCAGCAG GGAGAGGCCATGGCCCGGCAGGTCCGCGCCGTGTCCTACATGGAATGCTCAGCCAGGTACCAGGAAAACGTTGGGAACATCTTCGTGACAGCCTGCAGTGCCGCCATCAGCGCCGCCCGCCGGAGGCAGCGTAAGACGAGACCCAAGAGGGTCTGCGTGGTCCTCTGA
- the LOC120753760 gene encoding mas-related G-protein coupled receptor member H-like, which yields MEVTTVSPSPASPTEWDNVCEIDVTDVAVDSVTLLVCLCGLVGNGAVLCLLRRNPTTFYIINLAFANFTFLYFMVLSTLLYLSEELSCSTITPLVFLRALLPLLLFSYNLGLYLLTAISIDSCTSVLCPLWYRCRRPQRLSWVVCALLWAFSIALIVTVTCLCQSQEHEHCRVSLTSMYALNLFLFAPAMVISTTILFIKVKCVFQQQQPKRLNTVNFLFVLFFLLFALPLGLSNFLQQLGYIFASSQVFFLLSCIHSTINPFILFLAGRCWRPCSVQSLRLSLQRVFEEPEENTAHSHDPAMDTAIPGC from the coding sequence ATGGAGGTGACCACCGTGTCCCCATCTCCTGCCTCACCCACTGAATGGGACAATGTCTGTGAGATTGATGTCACCGATGTGGCCGTAGACAGTGTGACACTGCTCGTCTGCCTCTGTGGGCTGGTTGGAAACGGGGCTGTCCTCTGCCTTCTCCGAAGGAACCCCACCACTTTTTACATCATCAACCTGGCCTTTGCCAACTTCACCTTCCTCTACTTCATGGTCCTCTCCACCCTGCTCTACCTGTCGGAGGAATTGTCCTGCTCCACTATCACACCCTTGGTGTTCCTGAGGGCACTTTTACCGCTCTTGCTGTTCTCCTACAACCTGGGGCTGTACCTGCTCACGGCCATCAGCATTGACAGCTGCACATCCGTCCTCTGCCCGCTCTGGTACCGCTGCCGCCGTCCCCAGCGCCTGTCGTGGGTGGTGTGCGCCCTGCTCTGGGCATTCTCCATCGCTCTCATTGTCACAGTGACTTGCCTGTGCCAGTCACAGGAGCACGAGCACTGCCGGGTGTCTCTCACCTCCATGTACGCCCTCAACCTCTTCCTCTTTGCCCCAGCCATGGTCATTTCCACCACAATCCTCTTCATTAAGGTCAAGTGtgtcttccagcagcagcaacccAAGAGGCTCAACACTGTTAATTTCCTCTTTgtgctcttcttcctcctctttgctCTCCCCCTCGGCCTCTCCaatttcctgcagcagctcggTTACATCTTTGCGTCCtcccaggtttttttcctgctctcctgcatcCACAGCACCATCAACCCCTTCATCCTGTTCTtggcagggaggtgctggaggccctgctctgtgcagtcCCTCCGGCTCTCCCTCCAGAGGGTCTTTGAGGAGCCAGAAGAAAACACTGCCCACAGCCATGATCCTGCCATGGACACAGCGATCCCAGGCTGTTGA
- the LOC120753765 gene encoding mas-related G-protein coupled receptor member H-like, which translates to MEVTTVSPSPASPTEWEDLCETHVTNVAIHSVTLLVCLCGLVGNGAVLRLLSLKNRNTDIFDLAFADFLFLLFTIPSALLILVEDISCSHIVPLLYLNFLFHLSAISLYWALFLTADISSTLDMCMFSCRCNIPKRLLWLVGSVQFWVFFSLFTVIPAVTNMCPAQQQEQCQAALISVYTLILLLFVAPILISSTIKFFKARRGSKKQQPKRRDIVIFLMMLFILLLSVCHVLQQLVDTFLPSEVLFLLNCIQSSIKPFIYFVVGRCWSNFSWRSFRLSLQRVFDEQEEEAAHSNDASMDTGV; encoded by the coding sequence ATGGAGGTGACCACCGTGTCCCCATCTCCTGCCTCACCCACTGAATGGGAGGATCTCTGTGAGACACATGTCACCAATGTGGCCATACACAGTGTGACACTGCTCGTCTGCCTCTGTGGGCTGGTTGGGAACGGCGCTGTCCTCCGGCTCCTCAGCCTGAAAAACCGTAACACTGACATCTTTGACCTGGCTTTTGCTGacttcctcttcctgctcttcaccatcccctctgccctcctcaTCCTGGTGGAGGACATCTCCTGCTCTCATATCGTGCCCCTGCTCTACCTgaatttccttttccacctgTCAGCAATCTCCTTGTATTGGGCACTGTTCCTGACGGCTGATATCAGCAGTACACTGGATATGTGCATGTTCTCCTGCCGCTGCAACATTCCCAAGCGCCTGTTGTGGTTGGTGGGCAGTGTCCAATTCTGGGTCTTCTTTTCGCTCTTCACTGTCATTCCTGCAGTCACAAAcatgtgcccagcacagcagcaggagcagtgccaggcagcTCTCATCTCCGTATACACCCTCATCCTGCTCCTCTTTGTTGCACCCATTCTCATTTCCAGCACAATCAAGTTCTTTAAGGCCAGGAGGGGATCCAAGAAGCAGCAACCCAAGAGGCGCGACATCGTTATCTTCCTCATGATGCTCTTCATTCTCCTGCTCAGCGTCTGCCATGTCCTGCAGCAGCTTGTCGACACATTTCTGCCTTCTGAGGTTTTGTTCCTGCTCaactgcatccagagcagcatCAAACCCTTCATCTACTTCGTGGtagggaggtgctggagcaacTTCTCCTGGAGGTCCTTCCGGCTCTCCCTCCAGAGGGTCTTTgatgagcaggaagaagaagctGCCCACAGCAATGATGCCTCCATGGACACAGGGGTCTGA
- the LOC120753766 gene encoding mas-related G-protein coupled receptor member A8-like yields the protein MEVTTVSPSPASPTEWEDLCETPVTNVAIDSVTLLVCLCGLVGNGAVLRLLSLKHRNAYIFDLAFTDFLFLLFTVPSTLLFLVEDISCSSIVPLLFLSFLFQLSVVSLNWELFRLARTSNILDMCRFCCRCDLSERLLWLVGAVKFWVFFAPFTVIPALTNLCPAQQQEPCQAAIISVYTLILLLFVAPLVISSTIKFFKAKRGSKKQELKRRDIVIFLMVLFIFPLSLCNFLHHLGYRVVSSQVFFLLNCIQSSIKPFIYFVAGRCWNHFSWRSLRLYLWRVFDEQEEEAAHSNDVPTHKEELGGFAAVLHNGAILCFPSIKVQGRPGAPPSSTWPPSGGAEQ from the exons ATGGAGGTGACCACCGTGTCCCCATCTCCTGCCTCACCCACTGAATGGGAGGATCTCTGTGAGACACCTGTCACCAATGTGGCCATAGACAGTGTGACACTGCTCGTCTGCCTCTGTGGGCTGGTTGGGAACGGCGCTGTCCTCCGGCTCCTCAGCCTGAAACACCGTAATGCTTACATCTTTGACTTGGCTTTCACTGacttcctcttcctgctcttcacAGTCCCCTCCACGCTCCTCTTCCTGGTGGAGGACATCTCCTGCTCTTCTATCGTGCCTCTGCTGTTCCtgagtttccttttccagctgtcagTGGTCTCCTTGAATTGGGAGCTGTTCCGGCTGGCACGCACCAGCAATATACTGGATATGTGCAGGTTCTGCTGCCGCTGCGACCTTTCCGAGCGCCTGTTGTGGTTGGTGGGGGCTGTCAAATTCTGGGTCTTCTTTGCTCCCTTCACTGTCATTCCTGCACTGACAaacctgtgcccagcacagcagcaggagccgtGCCAGGCAGCTATCATCTCTGTGTACACCCTCATCCTGCTCCTCTTTGTTGCACCCCTGGTCATTTCCAGCACAATCAAGTTCTTTAAGGCTAAGAGGGGCTCCAAGAAGCAGGAACTCAAGAGGCGCGACATCGTTATCTTCCTCATGGTGCTCTTCATTTTCCCACTCAGCCTCTGCAATTTCCTGCATCATCTTGGCTACAGGGTTGTGTCTTCCCAGGTATTTTTCCTGCTCaactgcatccagagcagcatTAAACCCTTCATCTACTTCgtggcagggaggtgctggaacCACTTCTCCTGGAGGTCCCTCCGGCTCTACCTCTGGAGGGTCTTTgatgagcaggaagaagaagctGCCCACAGCAATGATGTGCCAACGCACAAAGAG GAATTAgggggttttgctgctgttctgcacaATGGGGCCatcctctgcttccccagcatCAAAGTCCAAGGAaggcctggagcacctccaTCCTCAACCTGGCCaccctcaggaggagctgaACAGTGA